In Erigeron canadensis isolate Cc75 chromosome 1, C_canadensis_v1, whole genome shotgun sequence, a single window of DNA contains:
- the LOC122591730 gene encoding uncharacterized protein LOC122591730, protein MAEPWWLSAEPVDKIPLIYDSEQQYFTSFVNPLLEETRAELACSMEIIHRYPSAHVLSIHEARHDGKAVYDVKVGPWRNRSFERGKLPYQTLPGDLLIFMNGKAETVSDLQRIGRTWAFSLVSKITANDNEDDFEATPSRFTVKTSQPLKFQDGMFVVFLNNIKIQTRIWDSLHMNGNLNIIKAVLGPDSMVKENCNTCSFDFNSLYSQNRNVLDKLNESQRAAVMVSLVKTECCHHSYVEQIRGPPGTGKTTTVSVLLFILMQMNRRTLTCAPTNVALLQLASRVLNLVKESFKTTTANGDSFCSFGDILLFGSEEQLKVGAEMEDIYLEHRVERLTECLGSSTGWKHCIRSMNDLLENCVSQYYVFLDNELFKETQMANENQNQNECKTNKLQVKSFLEFMQDRFSSSVTTLRRCILTLLTHVPISFMKEYILYSMIHLLDNLSSFESLLFEENLVSEELEHLFTSKPFPNESEDMSAINYVRAVSIFVLRDLQISLEALGLPDDAKRHVLVDFCFERASLVFCTTLSSYKLHMVPMKPLNILVIDEAAQLKEAESTIPLQLPGMKHAILIGDECQLPAMVTSNVCFESGFGRSLFERLSSLGHSRHLLNVQYRMHPSISFFPNWRFYQNQILDAENVLSESYEKQYLSGPMFGSYSFINIVGGKEEKDDNGQSKRNMVEVAVVIKILQNLYKAWKDLKKNLTIGVVSPYAAQVVMIQEKLAHKYEKLDGFSVKVKSIDDFQGGEEDIIILSTVRSNSRGSVGVMYCPQMANVALTRARHCLWILGNERTLTKSVSVWEELVYDARNRHCFFDVDSDECLKMTVINTKKELEQLDDLLNENSILFKHAKWKVLFSDDFRRSFGKLTTARSKKLVLNLLLRLSSGWRPKNRSVDLHCEKSSHILKQFKVAGLYVMCTIDVIMEFNYVQVLKVWDILPFEEIPKLTKRLENIFSAYTDDYIDRCTEKCVEGNLEVPKSWIASEEIIRFCFVRNTEPSSRDGKSHVENSKVNESLLLMKFYPLSDGVVKHLLSDKEQLDLPMQVSDEQMEIILFSKSSFIIGRSGTGKTTILTMKLFQNEQSFYVASEGIYERERNSISDSKVVDESKGRKPSVLRQLFVTVSPNLCHVVKQHVSHLTSISCNGNTSLEVNLDDPDLISEFSDIADTFIDIPVKNYPLFITFHKFLMMLDGTLGNSFFERFSKAREAYHGNHTSSRSVALQKILRLSEVTYERFCTLYWPHFNTSLTKKLDPSRVFTEIISHIKGGLHAGECSDGKLTYEGYCLLAESRSSTLTKQKRESIYYLFQAYEKMKSERGEFDLGDLVSDLHQRLRNGRYEGDIIDFVYIDEVQDLSMRQISLFKYICQNVDEGFIFAGDTAQTIARGIDFRFQDIRSLFYKEFLTGRVTGKQEKALVSEVFQLKQNFRTHAGVLELAQSVIDILYCYFVHSIDILEPETCLISGEAPVLLESSDNENAIVTIFGGSGSGGEIVSFGADQVILVRDDCAKIEISEYVGKNALVLSILECKGLEFQDVLLYNFFGTSPLKDQWRVIYGYMKERDWLDEKLPQSFPTFSEARHSVLCSELKQLYVAITRTRQRLWLCENKEELSKPMFDYWKRKGLVQIRQLDSSVAQAMQVSSSPQEWWERGKKLFYEKNFVMATMCFERAGKTVWEKLAKASGLRASADQMRVTNPEAYLGYLREAAGMFESIEKFESAASCYCDLGEYERAGKIYLYKCGKIDAAVECFTSAGCYSDAAEAYAKGDQFSNCLSACKKGKLFDKGMQYIEYWKEHVDVKSKELEQIEQEFLESCALEYHEQNDPKSMMKFVRAFCSMESKRVFLRSLGCLDDLLLLEEESSLFLDAVELARSRGDVIKEADLFEKAGQFKEATVLLLWYMFFGSLWGDGNRGWPLKQFSQKEELCRKAKSLAKMDSDSFYDLTCNEIEVLSDRHSNLTEMNKHLHNSQNNNSLRGEILAIRKILDSHLHLNSSSFVWEDELPIDINKHCDEKISENRVSVRTLVFYWNVWKQNVVDIFLSLGSLENEELYKHKDQIEFSLNYFGVRKQCLEGKMVYLLVNKDADWVRNNGENGLHSDGKYLTIDIRQLVCVIRSYWQSELVSVGMKVLETLVTLRKSRLNGSAFHQSTSLLHMFEVSKFLLNCQHLSLTSPCKKKLHIFLGISATYFDLVFPLDWRKSVSKELISLRDTNLSANLLVDIILQR, encoded by the exons atggcggagccatggtggcTAAGTGCGGAGCCT GTGGACAAGATACCACTTATATATGATTCGGAACAACAGTATTTCACTTCTTTTGTTAATCCTTTGCTTGAGGAAACACGTGCTGAACTAGCTTGCTCTATGGAGATCATACATAGATATCCATCTGCTCACGTTCTCTCTATTCACGAGGCCAGGCACGATGGAAAAGCTGTGTATGATGTTAAAGTTGGTCCCTGGAGAAACAGATCTTTTGAACGTGGCAAGCTGCCTTACCAGACATTACCTGGTGATCTTCTCATTTTCATGAATGGAAAAGCAGAAACTGTTTCTGATTTGCAACGAATAGGAAGAACATGGGCTTTTTCATTAGTTAGCAAAATCACAGCAAATGATAATGAAGATGATTTTGAAGCTACACCATCACGATTTACAGTTAAAACTTCACAACCTCTTAAATTCCAAGATGGGATGTTTGTCGTTTTCCTAAATAATATCAAAATCCAGACCAGGATTTGGGATTCATTGCACATGAATGGAAATCTAAATATCATTAAAGCGGTTCTTGGCCCTGATTCTATG GTTAAGGAGAATTGCAATACTtgttcttttgatttcaataGTCTTTATTCTCAAAATAGAAATGTGTTGGATAAGCTAAACGAATCACAAAGAGCAGCAGTTATGGTGTCCCTTGTTAAAACAGAATGTTGTCACCATTCATATGTGGAACAAATACGGGGACCACCTGGAACAGGAAAAACAACAACAGTTAGTGTTTTGCTATTCATTCTCATGCAAATGAACCGTAGGACTCTTACTTGTGCACCTACAAATGTTGCTCTATTGCAATTAGCTTCAAGAGTGCTAAATTTGGTTAAGGAATCATTTAAAACTACAACTGCAAATGGTGATTCCTTTTGTTCTTTCGGAGACATTCTTTTATTTGGCAGCGAGGAGCAGTTAAAAGTTGGTGCAGAGATGGAAGATATATATTTGGAGCATCGGGTCGAAAGGCTTACAGAGTGCCTTGGGTCTTCTACCGGTTGGAAGCATTGCATCAGGTCTATGAATGATTTACTTGAAAATTGTGTATCTCAGTATTATGTCTTTCTAGATAACGAGTTGTTCAAAGAAACCCAAATGgcaaatgaaaatcaaaatcaaaatgaatGTAAAACTAACAAGTTGCAAGTAAAATCATTCCTTGAGTTTATGCAAGATCGATTCAGTTCTTCTGTAACGACACTTAGAAGATGCATTCTTACATTGTTGACTCATGTCCCAATAAGTTTCATGAAGGAATACATTTTGTATAGCATGATACATCTTTTGGATAACTTAAGTTCATTTGAATCATTGTTGTTTGAAGAAAACTTGGTTTCAGAAGAACTCGAGCACCTCTTCACATCTAAACCGTTTCCTAATGAGTCGGAGGATATGTCGGCGATTAATTATGTAAGAGCTGTGTCTATATTCGTTCTAAGAGATTTGCAGATATCTCTTGAAGCACTAGGTCTTCCAGATGATGCAAAAAGACATGTACTAGTGGACTTTTGTTTCGAAAGAGCTTCTCTAGTATTTTGCACGACATTGAGTTCCTACAAGTTGCATATGGTTCCAATGAAGCCTTTGAACATTTTGGTCATAGATGAAGCTGCACAGTTAAAGGAGGCGGAGTCCACTATTCCTCTTCAACTTCCTGGGATGAAGCATGCTATTCTCATTGGAGATGAGTGCCAATTACCTGCAATGGTTACAAGCAAT GTATGTTTTGAATCTGGATTTGGACGGAGCTTATTTGAGAGACTGAGTTCTTTAGGCCATTCTCGGCATCTACTAAATGTTCAGTATAGAATGCATCCTTCGATCAGTTTCTTCCCTAATTGGAGGTTCTATCAAAATCAGATCCTTGATGCCGAAAATGTGTTAAGTGAAAGTTATGAAAAGCAATATCTCTCAGGACCAATGTTTGGTTcatattcatttataaatattgttggaggaaaagaagaaaaggatgATAATGGACAGAGCAAAAGAAATATGGTTGAGGTGGCTGTCGTGATTAAGATACTACAAAATCTCTATAAAG CATGGAAAGACTTGAAGAAGAATCTTACTATAGGTGTTGTATCTCCTTATGCTGCCCAAGTTGTTATGATTCAAGAAAAACTTGCTCACAAGTATGAGAAACTTGATGGATTTTCAGTAAAGGTGAAATCAATTGACGACTTTCAGGGTGGGGAAgaagatattattattttatcgaCAGTCAGATCTAATAGCCGTGGATCTGTTGGAGTCATGTATTGTCCGCAAATGGCTAATGTTGCCCTCACCAGAGCAAG ACATTGTCTATGGATATTGGGAAATGAAAGAACTCTGACTAAGAGTGTATCTGTATGGGAAGAATTGGTTTATGATGCAAGAAATCGCCATTGTTTTTTTGATGTTGATTCTGATGAATGCTTGAAGATGACAGTTATAAATACAAAGAAAGAGCTAGAGCAACTCGATGATCTACTTAACGAGAATAGTATCCTTTTTAAACATGCAAAATGGAAG GTCCTGTTCAGCGACGACTTCAGAAGATCATTTGGAAAGCTGACTACTGCTCGATCAAAGAAGcttgttttaaatcttttattgaGACTCTCTAGTGGCTGGCGGCCCAAAAACCGGAGCGTAGACTTGCATTGTGAAAAATCCTCACATATTTTGAAACAATTTAAAGTTGCAGGGTTATATGTTATGTGCACAATTGACGTCATTATGGAATTCAATTATGTACAAGTTTTGAAGGTTTGGGATATATTACCTTTTGAAGAGATTCCAAAACTCACAAAGCGTCTTGAGAACATATTTTCTGCATACACGGATGATTATATTGATCGCTGTACTGAAAAATGTGTGGAGGG GAATTTGGAAGTTCCTAAGAGCTGGATAGCATCTGAAGAAATTATAcgattttgttttgtaaggAATACTGAACCAAGCTCTCGTGATGGTAAAAGTCATGTTGAAAACTCAAAAGTGAATGAAAGCTTGTTGCTTATGAAGTTCTACCCCTTGTCAGATGGGGTGGTGAAACATTTGCTGTCAGATAAAGAACAACTTGATCTACCCATGCAAGTCAGTGATGAACAAATGGAGATTATACTATTTTCCAAAAGTTCTTTCATAATTGGGCGTTCAGGAACCGGAAAAACCACTATATTGACTATGAAGTTGTTCCAAAATGAACAGTCTTTTTATGTTGCTTCTGAAGGGATTTATGAAAGGGAGAGGAATAGTATCAgtgattcaaaagttgttgaTGAATCTAAAGGTAGAAAACCAAGTGTTCTCCGCCAACTCTTTGTGACGGTCAGCCCAAATTTGTGTCATGTTGTGAAGCAACATGTTTCCCACCTTACAAG TATATCATGTAATGGGAATACATCATTAGAGGTCAATCTTGATGATCCCGACTTGATATCAGAATTCAGTGATATCGCAGACACATTTATTGACATTCCAGTGAAAAATTACCCcctttttataacatttcataAATTTCTAATGATGTTGGATGGCACATTGGGAAATTCTTTCTTTGAAAGGTTTTCAAAGGCAAGAGAAGCTTATCATGGTAACCATACAAGTTCAAGATCCGTCGCATTGcaaaaaattttaagactaaGCGAGGTTACATATGAGAGATTTTGTACACTTTACTGGCCTCACTTTAACACAAGTCTAACGAAGAAACTTGATCCCTCTAGAGTGTTCACAGAAATTATATCGCACATAAAAGGAGGCTTGCATGCAGGGGAATGCAGTGACGGAAAACTAACTTATGAGGGTTACTGTTTATTGGCTGAAAGTCGTTCTTCCACTTTAACAAAACAGAAAAGAGAAAGTATTTACTACCTTTTTCAAGCATATGAGAAGATGAAAAGTGAGCGAGGTGAATTTGATTTGGGTGATTTAGTGAGTGACCTCCATCAACGACTTAGAAATGGGCGTTATGAAGGTGACATTATTGATTTTGTGTATATTGATGAAGTTCAAGATCTTAGTATGAGGCAGATTTCccttttcaaatatatatgccAAAATGTCGATGAGGGCTTTATCTTTGCGGGTGACACTGCACAAACCATTGCCAGAGGGATTGATTTTAGATTCCAGGATATACGGTCTCTGTTCTATAAAGAGTTTTTAACTGGGAGAGTAActggaaaacaagaaaaagctcTTGTATCTGAGGTTTTCCAACTCAAACAGAACTTTCGAACTCATGCCGGTGTCCTTGAGTTAGCCCAGAGTGTTATTGACATTCTTTACTGTTACTTTGTTCACTCAATTGATATCTTGGAGCCCGAGACTTGTCTTATATCTGGTGAAGCACCTGTTTTGCTTGAGTCTAGTGATAATGAAAATGCAATTGTGACGATCTTTGGGGGTAGTGGAAGTGGTGGAGAAATAGTCAGCTTTGGGGCCGATCAAGTGATATTGGTGCGTGATGATTGTGCTAAGATTGAGATTTCAGAATATGTTGGAAAGAATGCACTTGTTCTCTCCATACTGGAGTGTAAAGGCCTTGAATTTCAG GATGTATTGCTCTACAACTTTTTCGGGACATCCCCTTTGAAAGACCAGTGGAGAGTAATATACGGATACATGAAGGAACGGGATTGGCTTGATGAGAAACTTCCTCAATCTTTCCCTACATTCAGTGAGGCAAGACATAGTGTCTTGTGCTCTGAATTAAAACAGTTATATGTGGCTATAACTCGAACGAGGCAAAGACTGTGGTTATGTGAGAATAAAGAGGAGCTCTCCAAGCCAATGTTTGATTACTGGAAAAGAAAGGGCCTCGTTCAGATAAGACAGCTGGATTCTTCAGTTGCACAAGCTATGCAGGTGTCAAGCAGCCCTCAGGAGTGGTGGGAGCGTGGTAAAAAG CTTTTTTATGAAAAGAATTTTGTGATGGCAACAATGTGCTTTGAAAGAGCCGGTAAGACTGTGTGGGAGAAATTGGCAAAGGCTTCTGGCCTCAGAGCATCTGCTGATCAAATGCGGGTAACAAATCCTGAAGCTTATCTAGGTTATCTTAGAGAAGCAGCGGGAATGTTTGAGTCGATTGAGAAATTCGAGTCAGCTGCTTCTTGTTATTGTGATCTCGGGGAGTATGAAAGAGCGG GAAAAATTTATTTGTACAAGTGTGGAAAGATTGATGCAGCAGTAGAGTGTTTCACTTCAGCAGGATGTTATAGCGATGCAGCTGAAGCCTATGCTAAAGGAGATCAATTCTCGAATTGTCTGTCAGCTTGCAAGAAAGGAAAACTGTTTGATAAAGGCATGCAGTATATAGAATACTGGAAAGAGCATGTGGATGTTAAAAGTAAAGAACTAGAACAAATTGAGCAAGAATTCTTGGAGAGTTGTGCTTTGGAGTACCATGAACAGAATGATCCCAAATCCATGATGAAATTTGTTAGAGCTTTTTGTTCTATGGAGTCAAAGCGTGTGTTCTTGAGGTCCTTAGGCTGCCTTGATGACCTTTTGTTGCTGGAAGAAGAATCCAGTCTTTTTCTTGATGCTGTTGAACTAGCGAGGTCAAGGGGGGATGTTATAAAAGAGGCTGATCTCTTTGAGAAGGCTGGACAGTTTAAGGAAGCAACGGTATTGTTACTTTGGTATATGTTTTTTGGCTCGTTATGGGGTGATGGAAACAGAGGTTGGCCGTTAAAGCAGTTCTCGCAGAAGGAAGAACTTTGTAGAAAAGCAAAGTCACTTGCTAAAATGGACTCAGATTCTTTTTATGATTTGACATGTAATGAAATTGAAGTGCTTTCTGATCGGCACAGTAACTTGACAGAGATGAATAAGCATTTACACAATTCCCAGAACAATAATAGTCTTCGGGGAGAAATCTTGGCGATTAGAAAGATCTTGGACTCTCATTTGCATTTGAATTCTTCAAGTTTCGTCTGGGAAGATGAACTACCTATTGATATTAATAAGCACTGTGATGAGAAGATTTCTGAGAACCGAGTTTCTGTTAGAACTCTGGTTTTTTATTGGAATGTGTGGAAGCAGAATGTTGTGGATATATTTTTAAGTCTTGGAAGTCTTGAAAACGAAGAATTATATAAACACAAAGATCAAATTGAGTTCAGTTTGAACTACTTTGGGGTGCGGAAACAGTGCTTGGAAGGCAAAATGGTTTACTTGTTAGTCAACAAGGATGCTGATTGGGTAAGAAACAATGGTGAAAATGGGCTTCACAGCGACGGAAAGTATCTAACTATAGACATCAGACAGTTGGTTTGTGTTATTCGGTCTTATTGGCAGTCAGAATTAGTTTCCGTGGGTATGAAGGTACTTGAAACTCTTGTTACACTCCGTAAGTCAAGATTAAATGGTTCAGCATTTCATCAAAGCACGTCTCTCCTACACATGTTTGAAGTTTCCAAGTTTCTTTTAAATTGCCAACATCTTAGCCTCACTTCTCCTTGTAAAAAGAAACTTCATATATTCCTTGGGATCTCTGCTACTTATTTTGATCTTGTGTTTCCATTAGACTGGCGGAAATCAGTATCTAAGGAATTGATTTCTCTAAGAGACACTAATCTTTCAGCAAACTTGCTTGTTGATATTATCCTACAAA GATAA